A portion of the Bacillota bacterium genome contains these proteins:
- a CDS encoding UvrD-helicase domain-containing protein: MMNLIITDEDIIYSERVLKLRESFDDKRREAIKCMDSRDVVACPGSGKTTVLLAKLIILARKIPLDDNKGICVLTHTNVAINEIKDKLGVEANVILSYPNFVGTIQSFIDRYLAIPASIKYYGVRPCRVLEKEEFGFKLVQCFRRMKYKVKNLNGYLYAKLDKDTKEGNQDVINKAKEEMLKSLRIDYLTGEILINVEGTESQFLKYNVSNISDSYKEYWNLIEALIKQGIISYNEADGLALRYSREFKDLLRPLFNNRFAFVFIDEMQDTKNIQNEILSNIFDKSKVIYQCFGDTNQAIYDSLGAGGVWKPSNPIVINNSKRFSNNIAKVTDCLAITPYKMEGYGEEDILPTIITYKDDVSNVLKCFAKLIKKHNLLEEEKPVFKAVGMVGKKHHPDLCITRYCSKFKKSYNKSNINKDYPSLPEYLRKIDSSIVKKYGIKVYFNMFINAILKVLRLLECKNENNRYYSKTGFLEYLNDNYKEIYDKMTYFFVKCIIKLENNEEILSGFTTFVDKLLKKVFKTSLNKNEEVCKFISGMTTGDNVISVNTSAASNNYNNIYEYDDVKIELDTVHGVKGETHTATLYLETKYHKDSINYIINFLNGERNEKINEKEVKHLKIAYVAMTRPRKLLCINMKEDIYNANKDKLHKMGWVKYSD; this comes from the coding sequence ATGATGAACTTGATCATAACCGATGAGGACATAATTTACTCCGAAAGAGTACTAAAATTGAGGGAATCATTCGATGATAAACGTAGAGAAGCAATAAAGTGTATGGATAGCAGAGATGTTGTTGCTTGCCCGGGGAGTGGTAAAACCACTGTTTTATTGGCTAAGTTAATTATATTGGCTAGGAAAATACCGCTGGATGATAATAAGGGAATATGTGTCTTAACGCATACAAATGTTGCCATAAATGAGATAAAAGATAAATTAGGAGTAGAAGCTAATGTCATATTGTCCTATCCCAACTTTGTCGGTACAATTCAATCGTTTATAGACAGGTATTTGGCAATTCCTGCAAGCATAAAATATTACGGTGTTAGGCCGTGCAGGGTATTGGAAAAAGAAGAATTTGGTTTTAAACTGGTTCAATGTTTCAGGAGAATGAAGTACAAAGTTAAAAATTTAAATGGTTATCTATATGCAAAACTTGATAAAGATACTAAGGAGGGAAACCAGGATGTAATAAACAAGGCAAAAGAAGAAATGTTAAAAAGCCTAAGAATAGATTATTTAACGGGAGAGATACTTATAAATGTAGAAGGAACGGAATCTCAATTTTTAAAATATAATGTAAGTAATATAAGTGATTCATATAAAGAGTACTGGAATCTTATTGAAGCTTTAATAAAACAAGGTATAATTTCCTATAATGAAGCTGATGGACTGGCGTTAAGGTATTCAAGAGAATTTAAAGATTTGCTTAGGCCGCTTTTTAATAACAGGTTCGCATTTGTCTTTATTGATGAGATGCAGGATACAAAAAATATACAAAATGAAATATTGTCTAATATATTTGATAAAAGCAAAGTTATATATCAATGCTTTGGAGATACAAATCAAGCAATTTATGATAGCTTAGGGGCGGGTGGAGTCTGGAAACCTAGTAATCCCATAGTGATTAATAATAGCAAAAGGTTTAGCAATAATATCGCAAAAGTAACAGATTGCTTGGCAATAACTCCATACAAAATGGAAGGTTATGGAGAAGAAGATATTCTCCCTACTATTATCACCTATAAAGATGACGTAAGTAATGTTTTGAAATGTTTTGCAAAACTAATAAAAAAACATAATTTGCTTGAGGAAGAAAAACCTGTTTTTAAAGCGGTGGGAATGGTTGGAAAGAAACATCACCCAGATTTATGCATTACCAGGTATTGCAGCAAATTTAAAAAATCTTATAATAAAAGTAATATTAATAAGGATTATCCCTCATTACCCGAGTATTTAAGAAAAATTGATTCCAGTATTGTTAAAAAATACGGAATTAAGGTATATTTTAATATGTTTATTAATGCCATATTAAAAGTATTAAGATTATTGGAATGTAAAAATGAAAACAACAGGTATTATTCCAAGACCGGTTTTCTTGAATATTTAAATGACAATTATAAAGAAATATACGATAAAATGACTTATTTTTTTGTGAAGTGCATAATAAAATTAGAGAATAATGAAGAAATATTAAGTGGATTTACCACATTTGTTGATAAACTCTTAAAAAAGGTTTTTAAAACTTCACTTAATAAGAATGAAGAGGTTTGTAAGTTTATTTCCGGTATGACCACTGGTGATAATGTAATTTCAGTCAATACGAGTGCAGCAAGCAATAATTACAATAATATTTATGAGTATGATGATGTAAAGATTGAACTAGACACGGTGCATGGAGTTAAAGGGGAAACGCATACAGCAACGTTATACCTTGAAACAAAATATCATAAAGATAGTATTAACTATATTATTAATTTTTTAAATGGCGAAAGGAATGAAAAAATAAATGAAAAAGAAGTAAAACATTTAAAAATAGCGTATGTAGCTATGACCAGGCCAAGAAAATTGTTATGCATAAACATGAAAGAAGATATTTATAATGCCAATAAGGATAAATTGCATAAAATGGGTTGGGTAAAATATAGTGATTGA
- a CDS encoding Rpn family recombination-promoting nuclease/putative transposase, with protein MEYLWVLEPDSKYDVPDNRHDKGYKYILSVKKVFLQLLKSFVRQDWVHRIDEDSLEQINRSFILQDFNGKEADLIYRARIDGKEVFFYILVELQSTVDYQMPYRLLQYMVEIWRAILKDTGEKAHARKGFSLPAIIPCVIYNGQYKWTACTSFKELLSGNELFEDYMLDFKYMLFDVARYDEEELLQLGNLIGSVFYIDQKPWYDEIIRRLKILTRKLKDLSEDELRLFMVWLKNIAVSGMTAKEKVEIEKIIDESKEVDEMVYALEIAIRNMREEMKMQGRIEGRAEGMAEGERNAKIEVAKKLLAIGMDIKQISYITGFTEDEIRGLGF; from the coding sequence ATGGAGTACTTATGGGTATTGGAGCCTGATTCAAAATATGATGTGCCGGACAACAGGCACGATAAGGGATATAAGTATATTCTATCGGTAAAGAAAGTATTTTTGCAGCTTTTGAAAAGCTTTGTGCGCCAGGATTGGGTGCATAGAATTGACGAGGACAGCTTGGAGCAAATAAACAGGTCGTTCATACTGCAGGATTTTAACGGCAAGGAAGCGGATTTGATATACAGGGCGAGGATTGACGGAAAAGAAGTATTCTTTTATATACTGGTGGAATTGCAAAGCACCGTAGATTATCAAATGCCGTACAGGCTGCTTCAATACATGGTGGAGATATGGCGGGCTATATTAAAAGATACTGGGGAAAAAGCACATGCAAGGAAAGGTTTTTCTCTCCCGGCAATAATACCTTGTGTAATCTACAACGGGCAGTACAAATGGACGGCATGCACAAGCTTTAAGGAGCTGCTTTCAGGGAACGAATTATTTGAGGATTACATGCTTGACTTTAAGTATATGCTATTTGATGTGGCAAGGTATGATGAAGAAGAACTTTTACAACTGGGCAATTTAATCGGCTCAGTATTTTACATAGACCAGAAGCCCTGGTACGATGAAATAATCAGGAGGCTAAAGATACTGACTCGGAAGCTAAAGGACCTTAGCGAAGATGAACTCAGGCTGTTTATGGTATGGCTTAAAAATATTGCAGTATCAGGGATGACAGCAAAGGAAAAAGTAGAAATAGAAAAGATTATTGATGAAAGCAAGGAGGTTGATGAAATGGTTTACGCCTTAGAGATAGCGATACGAAACATGAGAGAAGAGATGAAAATGCAGGGCAGGATAGAAGGCAGAGCTGAGGGTATGGCTGAGGGCGAAAGAAATGCTAAAATAGAAGTGGCAAAGAAACTGCTTGCTATTGGTATGGATATCAAGCAGATTAGCTATATTACCGGATTTACTGAGGATGAAATAAGGGGATTGGGTTTTTGA